Proteins encoded in a region of the Panicum hallii strain FIL2 chromosome 3, PHallii_v3.1, whole genome shotgun sequence genome:
- the LOC112884096 gene encoding uncharacterized protein LOC112884096, giving the protein MLAAVRRRILPLPVGALAAAFSSPAAADDPAVSYLISRCGLSPAAAARAAPSTRLASPGAAEQADAVLALLRRYGFSDAHISATVRKLPIVLVSDPAKTLQPKLDFLASVGVSAPLLPRLIALSPILLHRSVQDHLAPLFAALREVLGGSDDRVITVLRQMPFIARCQPKVSLLRVVPLLRDVHGLSADQVATLVALQPAVIMQSPDRINEIVAAARRVGVEPGSPMFAYVFAIFSKMKAATLQSKIALFRRLGFDDDSITHMIRWYPASMATSEKKISEIVGFLTGKAGLSLEDIVAYPTMLVRSLGAHSRRCAVFAVLRRAGKRSGQYRLPVALVSTEARFLQVYVLPHADELPDVLRAMKGEIPFEGFDGSKEKRLRARKKKMSA; this is encoded by the coding sequence ATGCTGgctgccgtccgccgccgcatCCTCCCCCTCCCGgtcggcgccctcgccgccgccttctcctcCCCCGCAGCCGCCGACGACCCTGCGGTCTCCTACCTGATCTCCCGCTGCGGCCTCTCCCCCGCAGCCGCGGCTCGCGCGGCGCCCTCCACCCGCCTGGCCTCCCCGGGCGCTGCCGAGCAGGCGGACGCCGTCCTCGCCCTTCTCCGCCGCTACGGCTTTTCGGATGCCCACATCTCGGCCACCGTCCGCAAGTTACCCATCGTGCTCGTCTCCGACCCGGCCAAGACGCTGCAgcccaagctcgacttcttggCCTCCGTCGGCGTCTCCGCGCCGCTCCTGCCGCGCCTCATCGCGCTGAGCCCtatcctcctccaccgcagcgtCCAGGACCACCTGGCCCCGTTGTTCGCGGCCCTCCGCGAGGTGCTTGGCGGCTCCGACGACCGCGTCATCACCGTGCTCCGCCAGATGCCCTTCATCGCCCGCTGCCAGCCGAAGGTCAGTCTCCTCCGCGTGGTGCCTCTCCTCCGCGACGTCCACGGCCTGTCCGCCGACCAGGTAGCCACCCTCGTCGCACTCCAGCCCGCCGTCATCATGCAGAGCCCCGACCGCATCAACGAGATCGTCGCCGCGGCCAGACGCGTCGGCGTTGAGCCCGGGAGCCCCATGTTCGCGTACGTCTTCGCCATCTTCTCCAAGATGAAGGCCGCCACGCTGCAGAGCAAGATCGCACTGTTCCGGCGCCTCGGCTTCGACGACGACAGCATCACTCACATGATCCGGTGGTACCCGGCCTCGATGGCGACCTCCGAGAAGAAGATCTCGGAGATCGTCGGGTTCCTGACCGGCAAGGCGGGGCTGAGCCTGGAGGACATCGTGGCCTACCCGACCATGCTCGTGCGGAGCCTGGGGGCCCACTCCCGGAGGTGCGCTGTGTTTGCCGTGCTGAGGAGGGCGGGGAAGCGGTCAGGGCAGTACCGGCTGCCCGTGGCGCTCGTGTCCACCGAGGCGCGGTTCCTTCAGGTGTACGTGCTGCCGcacgccgacgagctccccgatgTGCTCCGGGCAATGAAAGGCGAGATCCCGTTCGAGGGATTCGATGGGTCGAAGGAGAAACGTTTGCGggcaaggaagaagaagatgagcGCGTGA
- the LOC112887085 gene encoding glutathione transferase GST 23-like: MEKTPENASQAAPLKLFGSWASSYTHRVQLALRLKGLEFEYAEEDLGSKSNELLRHNPVYKKVPVLVHGGRALPESVIILQYLDDAWPETRPLLPADAFDRALARFWCHFADDKLGPAVGAVFASMGEDQEAAVRQVHENLALIEAELRDGAFKGRRFFGGDEVGLLDVVLGCGSYWLAVFEEVTGVRLVDADAFPLFHAWLRDFEALDEVRETIPAVDRLLEYARGVRHMLLGLAGAGAAAASAAAAAPAEAPAAPAPAPAADIAVDI; encoded by the exons ATGGAGAAGACGCCGGAGAATGCGAGCCAGGCGGCGCCACTGAAGCTGTTTGGGTCGTGGGCGAGCTCGTACACGCACCGCGTGCAGCTGGCGCTGCGGCTCAAGGGGCTGGAGTTTGAGTACGCGGAGGAGGACCTCGGGAGCAAGAGCAACGAGCTGCTGCGCCACAACCCCGTGTACAAGAAGGTGCCCGTGCTCGTCCACGGCGGCCGCGCGCTCCCGGAGTCCGTCATCATCCTGCAGTACCTCGACGACGCCTGGCCGGAGACccgcccgctcctccccgccgacGCCTTCGACCGCGCGCTCGCGCGCTTCTGGTGCCACTTCGCCGACGACAAG CTCGGGCCGGCGGTGGGCGCAGTGTTCGCGTCGATGGGGGAGGACCAGGAGGCTGCGGTGCGCCAGGTGCACGAGAACCTTGCCCTGATCGAGGCGGAGCTCCGCGACGGCGCGTTCAAGGGCCGGCGCTTCTTCGGCGGCGACGAGGTGGGCCTCCTGGACGTCGTCCTGGGGTGCGGCTCCTACTGGCTCGCCGTGTTCGAGGAGGTGACCGGGGTGCGCCTCGTGGACGCCGACGCGTTCCCGCTCTTCCACGCCTGGCTGCGCGACTTCGAGGCCCTGGACGAGGTCCGCGAGACCATCCCCGCCGTCGACCGCCTGCTCGAGTACGCCCGCGGCGTGCGCCACATGCTGCTcggcctcgccggcgccggcgccgcggccgcgtccgccgccgccgccgcccccgccgaggccccagccgcgccggcgccggcgcccgcggcggACATCGCCGTGGACATCTGA
- the LOC112886379 gene encoding transcription factor PCL1 isoform X1, whose amino-acid sequence MREEEEPSWFARCEEQLPRPDELMPLSQTLITPDLAVAFDIHSHGGGGGAGGGAGGGGAGGSGGGGGAGGPDMNGGGASSAAGSSGGGGGGAGDEPARTLKRPRLVWTPQLHKRFVDAVAHLGIKNAVPKTIMQLMSVDGLTRENVASHLQKYRLYLKRRRPVPALRAHGPPPPPPPRAADRPLPPPRRPATRPLRPRGRRLRPRLPQPRGRRRRAARRPARDAPPPHDGARLLRRRHGPRIPRRRRRQRPPRADAVPDVRGPLRPPGGSDGDGHRAAGGHLRPRVHKIRSLPALLPTDRHRNRARLKPHLIESKNYWELAIHPPTHDPCVP is encoded by the exons atgagggaggaggaggagcccaGCTGGTTCGCGCGCTGCGAGGAGCAGCTGCCGCGCCCGGACGAGCTGATGCCGCTCTCGCAGACGCTCATCACGCCCGATCTCGCCGTCGCCTTCGACATCCACtcgcatggcggcggcggcggggcgggcggcggcgcggggggcggtggggccggcggcagcggcggcggcggcggcgcgggcggcccgGACatgaacggcggcggcgcgtcgtcgGCCGCGGgctccagcggcggcggcgggggcggcgccggcgacgagccgGCACGGACGCTCAAGCGCCCGCGCCTCGTGTGGACGCCGCAGCTGCACAAGCGCTTCGTCGACGCCGTCGCGCACCTCGGCATCAAAAACGCCGTGCCCAAGACCATAATGCAGCTCATGAGCGTCGACGGCCTCACGCGCGAGAACGTCGCCTCCCACCTCCAGAAGTACCGCCTCTACCTCAAG cgccgccgacccGTACCCGCCCTTCGCGCCCAtgggccaccaccaccaccaccaccacgcgCCGCAGATCGGCCACTTCCACCaccccgccgcccggccacTCGGCCACTACGGCCCCGCGGGCGCCGGCTTCGACCACGGCTTCCTCAGCCGCGcggtcggcgccggcgcgccgcccGTCGGCCCGCCCGGGATGCACCACCACCGCATGATGGCGCCCGCCTCCTTCGCCGACGACATGGACCTCGGatcccgaggcggcggcggcgccagcgGCCGCCGCGAGCTGACGCTGTTCCCGACGTCCGGGGACCACTGAGGCCGCCGGGGGGATCCGACGGCGACGGGCATCGGGCTGCGGGCGGCCACCTCCGCCCTCGGGTACATAAAATTCGTTCGCTTCCTGCTCTGCTTCCCACAGATCGGCATCGAAATCGAGCGAGGCTCAAACCACATCTCATAGAGTCCAAGAATTATTGGGAATTAGCAATCCATCCACCCACCCATGATCCGTGTGTTCCGTAG
- the LOC112886379 gene encoding transcription factor MYBC1 isoform X2, whose amino-acid sequence MREEEEPSWFARCEEQLPRPDELMPLSQTLITPDLAVAFDIHSHGGGGGAGGGAGGGGAGGSGGGGGAGGPDMNGGGASSAAGSSGGGGGGAGDEPARTLKRPRLVWTPQLHKRFVDAVAHLGIKNAVPKTIMQLMSVDGLTRENVASHLQKYRLYLKRMQGLGGGGGGGGGGGGGAGGSHSSGSGTDAATEHLFATGPVPFLPPGHRAPAAAAADPYPPFAPMGHHHHHHHAPQIGHFHHPAARPLGHYGPAGAGFDHGFLSRAVGAGAPPVGPPGMHHHRMMAPASFADDMDLGSRGGGGASGRRELTLFPTSGDH is encoded by the coding sequence atgagggaggaggaggagcccaGCTGGTTCGCGCGCTGCGAGGAGCAGCTGCCGCGCCCGGACGAGCTGATGCCGCTCTCGCAGACGCTCATCACGCCCGATCTCGCCGTCGCCTTCGACATCCACtcgcatggcggcggcggcggggcgggcggcggcgcggggggcggtggggccggcggcagcggcggcggcggcggcgcgggcggcccgGACatgaacggcggcggcgcgtcgtcgGCCGCGGgctccagcggcggcggcgggggcggcgccggcgacgagccgGCACGGACGCTCAAGCGCCCGCGCCTCGTGTGGACGCCGCAGCTGCACAAGCGCTTCGTCGACGCCGTCGCGCACCTCGGCATCAAAAACGCCGTGCCCAAGACCATAATGCAGCTCATGAGCGTCGACGGCCTCACGCGCGAGAACGTCGCCTCCCACCTCCAGAAGTACCGCCTCTACCTCAAGCGCATGCAGGgactcggcggcggcggcggcgggggcggcggagggggcggcggcgcggggggcagCCACTCCTCCGGCTCCGGCACCGACGCCGCCACCGAGCACCTCTTCGCCACGGGGCCAGTCCCCttcctcccgcccggccaccgcgcgcccgccgctgccgccgccgacccGTACCCGCCCTTCGCGCCCAtgggccaccaccaccaccaccaccacgcgCCGCAGATCGGCCACTTCCACCaccccgccgcccggccacTCGGCCACTACGGCCCCGCGGGCGCCGGCTTCGACCACGGCTTCCTCAGCCGCGcggtcggcgccggcgcgccgcccGTCGGCCCGCCCGGGATGCACCACCACCGCATGATGGCGCCCGCCTCCTTCGCCGACGACATGGACCTCGGatcccgaggcggcggcggcgccagcgGCCGCCGCGAGCTGACGCTGTTCCCGACGTCCGGGGACCACTGA
- the LOC112885909 gene encoding uncharacterized protein LOC112885909 isoform X1, giving the protein MSSSPAAAAAASSPQPPAADEGARAAEAVAVDERVASHVDPFLVEALDNPRHRLVVLRMELDIQKFMQNPQLQEFEFQNFPTSYLRCAAHRVAQHYGLETTVADSSVDGSVSKIVARKTPESRYPLIALSEVPSKQARNDHEAAEKLKFVIYQRPKAFQNGTADAGNKNGAPKTVEERIEEYNKARARIFNGSISADTDAASVLGTLSTGRDEPVNVEPSADEIKVSTMNNRSRVAVFKDTEKDRSDPDYDRNYKRYVRSPVPDFNLSPGAFNFVVPQFMQYGVGYVQSPGMSTNQPTVYFGQPDLPMGSSSGAAVYPHWPTPAMMYPHCYDNAGPMISQVPLYQSFNHG; this is encoded by the exons ATGAGCTCCTCcccagccgcagccgcagccgcgtcgtcgccgcagccgcccgcagCCGAcgagggcgcgcgggcggcggaggcggtggccgtcGACGAGAGGGTCGCCTCCCACGTGGACCCGTTCCTCGTCGAGGCGCTAGATAACCCTCGCCACCGCCTCGTGG TTTTACGGATGGAACTGGATATACAGAAATTTATGCAGAACCCTCAGCTGCAAGAATTTGAATTCCAGAACTTTCCAACTTCATACCTTCGCTGTGCTGCTCATCGTGTCGCACAACATTATGGCTTAGAGACTACAGTAGCAGATAGTTCAGTAGATGGTTCAGTTAGCAAGATAGTTGCAAGAAAAACACCAGAAAGCAGATATCCTCTGATTGCTTTATCAGAAGTTCCCAGCAAACAAGCAAGAAATGACCATGAAGCAGCAGAGAAGCTTAAGTTTGTCATCTATCAAAGGCCCAAAGCATTCCAAAATGGCACAGCTGATGCTGGAAACAAGAATGGTGCACCTAAAACTGTTGAAGAGAGGATAGAGGAATATAATAAAGCGCGAGCACGCATCTTCAATGGTTCCATTTCTGCAGATACTGATGCTGCAAGTGTTTTGGGAACTCTTTCCACTGGCAGAGATGAGCCAGTGAATGTTGAGCCTTCTGCTGATGAGATCAAAGTCAGCACAATGAACAACCGTTCCAGGGTTGCAGTTTTCAAGGATACTGAAAAAGATCGTAGTGACCCTGACTATGATCGAAATTACAAAAG GTATGTTAGGAGCCCAGTGCCTGACTTCAACCTGAGCCCAGGTGCCTTCAACTTTGTTGTGCCTCAGTTTATGCAGTATGGTGTTGGTTATGTGCAATCTCCTGGCATGTCCACGAACCAGCCTACTGTGTACTTTGGCCAACCTGATCTACCGATGGGGTCATCTTCTGGTGCTGCTGTTTACCCACACTGGCCAACCCCAGCAATGATGTATCCCCATTGCTATGACAACGCTGGACCCATGATTTCCCAG GTTCCACTGTACCAATCCTTCAACCATGGTTAA
- the LOC112885909 gene encoding uncharacterized protein LOC112885909 isoform X2, whose amino-acid sequence MELHAVLRMELDIQKFMQNPQLQEFEFQNFPTSYLRCAAHRVAQHYGLETTVADSSVDGSVSKIVARKTPESRYPLIALSEVPSKQARNDHEAAEKLKFVIYQRPKAFQNGTADAGNKNGAPKTVEERIEEYNKARARIFNGSISADTDAASVLGTLSTGRDEPVNVEPSADEIKVSTMNNRSRVAVFKDTEKDRSDPDYDRNYKRYVRSPVPDFNLSPGAFNFVVPQFMQYGVGYVQSPGMSTNQPTVYFGQPDLPMGSSSGAAVYPHWPTPAMMYPHCYDNAGPMISQVPLYQSFNHG is encoded by the exons ATGGAGTTGCACGCAG TTTTACGGATGGAACTGGATATACAGAAATTTATGCAGAACCCTCAGCTGCAAGAATTTGAATTCCAGAACTTTCCAACTTCATACCTTCGCTGTGCTGCTCATCGTGTCGCACAACATTATGGCTTAGAGACTACAGTAGCAGATAGTTCAGTAGATGGTTCAGTTAGCAAGATAGTTGCAAGAAAAACACCAGAAAGCAGATATCCTCTGATTGCTTTATCAGAAGTTCCCAGCAAACAAGCAAGAAATGACCATGAAGCAGCAGAGAAGCTTAAGTTTGTCATCTATCAAAGGCCCAAAGCATTCCAAAATGGCACAGCTGATGCTGGAAACAAGAATGGTGCACCTAAAACTGTTGAAGAGAGGATAGAGGAATATAATAAAGCGCGAGCACGCATCTTCAATGGTTCCATTTCTGCAGATACTGATGCTGCAAGTGTTTTGGGAACTCTTTCCACTGGCAGAGATGAGCCAGTGAATGTTGAGCCTTCTGCTGATGAGATCAAAGTCAGCACAATGAACAACCGTTCCAGGGTTGCAGTTTTCAAGGATACTGAAAAAGATCGTAGTGACCCTGACTATGATCGAAATTACAAAAG GTATGTTAGGAGCCCAGTGCCTGACTTCAACCTGAGCCCAGGTGCCTTCAACTTTGTTGTGCCTCAGTTTATGCAGTATGGTGTTGGTTATGTGCAATCTCCTGGCATGTCCACGAACCAGCCTACTGTGTACTTTGGCCAACCTGATCTACCGATGGGGTCATCTTCTGGTGCTGCTGTTTACCCACACTGGCCAACCCCAGCAATGATGTATCCCCATTGCTATGACAACGCTGGACCCATGATTTCCCAG GTTCCACTGTACCAATCCTTCAACCATGGTTAA